DNA from Pelodiscus sinensis isolate JC-2024 chromosome 1, ASM4963464v1, whole genome shotgun sequence:
GGAGTCTGGCTCTGTCTGTGCTGCTGAAACGTGGGGGGAGGCTGAGAGCCCCCCACCCGCCCCTGTCAGGTGCAGCAACGGGAAGGCCAAGGAACGATGATGGTTTAGTGAGGAAATTCACACAAGCCCAAGGGCTTCCCAGGAACTGTGGGCAACAGAAACCGCCCCAGGCAGCCCAGCACAATGGGAACAGCTTGGCCCTGACCACAGCAAatgggctcctggccagctggAAACAGATAGAAAAGGGCAGTAGCATGACGAAGGCGCCTCACTCTCCCTAGGACAACACACCTGAGAGTAGGGGAGGGACAAATTGAACTCAGAGAGGAAGTGCTGGTCCCAGGCAGGAAATAAGGAAACCTGCCAGAAGAGCCTAACCTGCTTGTGCTACATAACTGGGTGAGATCCTGCTCAGCTCAAATCCTGACGAGTCCTTTAGGCTGAGattgtggttttgttttatttttatggttaagctactttgatctgtttgctatcccCACAATCCCCAGAAAGCTCTCTTCTGGCTCGAATAACTCTACTACCTAACACCCCGTGTGTTATCTGAAGTGCAAGGGGGACAGTCTCCGCTCATGAACAGGAGTTGGTTCATGTCCACTTTCCATTGTCAAAGCGGTGCCCTGGGTAACACATTCTTACTGGTTGGGTTTTCACCATGGCAGGACAGTGCAACTGTGGGATCTTAcacgggggagggctgggagtatTTGGCTGTAGCATCGCTGTTGTGGGTCCATGAGTGGCTGGCCAAAGCATCCATGAAGACAGCTGGGTGTGGTCCCTCCCTGTGATGGCATGAGGTGAGCTTTGCAGCTTGTCACATCACAGTGCAAGAGGGAGCCCAGACGTAGGAAACCGAGGACTCAGCTGTACCTCAGTCCCAGGTGGCACCCTGGGGACGACCCATCACAGGGATTATCCACAAATTGATGGGGGAGAGGTGTGGTCAGTAACAAGGGTGGGGCTTTGAGGCAAgatgtggagcaggggcaggaccttggggtaaggttgggtggggatgtgggtcctTGGGTGTCCAATTACAATGAGGAATACAATTAGAAATGTGGCAACCCCGTGAGTCGTACACAGACAGATTCTCCCAGATGGCATGCTGAGAACCAGAGTCAGGTCAGGACAGGAATTAATCTTTGACTGGCCAGTCAGTGATTCAGGGAAGAGGGCCCAGTGCCCTCTCGCCTGCCAGTGCTGCTCAGAGCTCAGTCTGGGAGCCAGAGCTCCAGCAGAAAAGTTTCCTCACTTTATGAGTAGAGTCAGAACAGCCTCTTTCGGATCTGCttggtcctcaccccgtagatgatggggttcagcatggggggcaccaggaggtacACGTTGGCTAGCAGAACATGAAAATGGAGGGGCAAATTGTGACCAAATCTCTgcgagagggaggagaagagagtggggatgtaaaaggctaagatgacacagaggtgggagctgcaggtcccaaaagtcttgagccgggcgtccttcgtggggaggcggaagatggccctgaggatctggatgTAGGACAGGGTGATTAGAATCACATCCAGACCGATCCTACAGAGTAGCACAAAGAGCCCATAGTAGCTACTGATGCGGATGTCAGCGCAGGCCAGTTTCACCACATCTATGTGCTCGCAGTGTGTGTAGGGGATGATGTTCGTTCTGCAATACGGCCACTGCCTCGCCAGGAAGGGGTAGGGCAGTGTGAGGATGGCACCTCGTAGCACAACAACCAGGCCAATCTTGGCTACCACAGGGTtagtcaggatggtggaatgtctcaggggatggcaaatggccacgtagcgatccaacgccatggccacgaaAAGTCCAGACTCAATCGCTGAGAAGCAGTGAACAAAGTacagctgggtgaggcaggcactgaatgCGATCTCCcgggaattgaaccagaagaggctcagcattttgggcagggtggacgtggacaggaccaggtcggtgacggccagcatgcagaggaaatagtacatgggctcatggaggctcggctccgtcttcacaatgaacaggatggtgacgTTCCCCAAGATGGTTATGACGTACatggcacagaaggggatggagatccagacatgggcccactccaggccagggatgcccagcaggatgaaggtggaggggttggtgaagatGGTTCTGTTGGAGTCAGACATGGAGTAGCAGAGAAGGAGTCCAACACTGGGACCAAACAGTTTTTGCTGGATGTATCGTGTCTTCTCCCAACTTTGGGCATGTGCCAGGGTTCTCAGGTGATGTCACAGTATGAAAGCCTAGAGGGACAGACAGCATTAGTATGGGGTGTAGCAGCCACTGCTAGAGGCTGTTCTCGTGGGTGAAGCAGACTGGTCGCTCTTCACACAAACAATGTCATTTTCATGATGCAGAGAAATTAATTATGAACAACGGACCCACAAATGCTAATTGCATATGAAGGGTAAACTTAatttgttgtcagtatgacctctgctgtgacctggatgttaagtctggtctttgtaaagaggtacgtgcctgaacacaggtatacaaaaggaggggacaggtgaaactggtttgaacctgttgtaaggcctgcaaagggactgtgcggggacaaatgatgattggagggaatttgttgcaaaggggcatgacctgtgtATGCATGCAAGTGTAAGTGGTCAGTGAAAGaggggtaattaccatgtaagaaagtacaaaagtcct
Protein-coding regions in this window:
- the LOC102462853 gene encoding olfactory receptor 52R1-like translates to MSDSNRTIFTNPSTFILLGIPGLEWAHVWISIPFCAMYVITILGNVTILFIVKTEPSLHEPMYYFLCMLAVTDLVLSTSTLPKMLSLFWFNSREIAFSACLTQLYFVHCFSAIESGLFVAMALDRYVAICHPLRHSTILTNPVVAKIGLVVVLRGAILTLPYPFLARQWPYCRTNIIPYTHCEHIDVVKLACADIRISSYYGLFVLLCRIGLDVILITLSYIQILRAIFRLPTKDARLKTFGTCSSHLCVILAFYIPTLFSSLSQRFGHNLPLHFHVLLANVYLLVPPMLNPIIYGVRTKQIRKRLF